In one Pseudoclavibacter sp. Marseille-Q3772 genomic region, the following are encoded:
- a CDS encoding helix-turn-helix domain-containing protein, with the protein MPHHVVALALPGVVAFDLSTVAQVFGVPEEPEYTFEVAAVEDDDVVTSTGFTIGAVAGLSAFNDADTVVVPGFRPIHTPEASVLSALTSAHQRGARVVSICTGAFALAAAGLLDGLEATTHWLDAPLLERQHPEIRVKPEVLYVDHGQIATSAGVAAGIDLCLHLVRRDHGQAVATRIARRMVVPPHRAGGQAQYIAPNDDKGNHQFAELSDWILENLHRPITIADLAAKTHVSPRQLARRFVAETGETPHRWILHQRVLSARHLLEASSLTVDEIAVATGLGSASNLRRHFNRAVGVTPSSYRGTFRGA; encoded by the coding sequence GTGCCACATCACGTCGTCGCTCTCGCATTACCCGGGGTGGTCGCTTTTGACCTATCCACGGTCGCGCAAGTATTCGGCGTTCCGGAGGAACCCGAATACACATTCGAGGTAGCCGCGGTTGAGGACGATGACGTGGTCACCTCAACCGGGTTCACTATCGGTGCCGTTGCGGGCCTCTCTGCGTTCAATGACGCCGACACGGTCGTCGTGCCGGGCTTTCGCCCGATTCACACTCCTGAAGCGTCAGTGCTTTCTGCACTGACATCAGCGCATCAGCGAGGAGCACGCGTTGTTTCAATATGCACCGGCGCTTTCGCTCTCGCGGCCGCCGGTTTGCTTGACGGGCTTGAAGCGACCACCCATTGGCTAGATGCACCACTACTGGAGCGGCAACATCCCGAGATCCGTGTCAAACCCGAAGTTCTCTACGTGGACCATGGACAAATCGCTACCAGCGCGGGCGTCGCGGCGGGAATCGACCTCTGTCTCCATCTAGTGCGGCGTGACCACGGGCAAGCTGTCGCCACTCGGATAGCGAGACGTATGGTCGTCCCTCCGCATCGCGCGGGCGGTCAGGCGCAGTACATAGCTCCGAATGACGATAAGGGAAATCATCAGTTCGCCGAGCTTTCGGATTGGATCCTCGAGAACTTGCACCGACCCATCACGATTGCAGACCTCGCAGCCAAGACGCACGTTTCCCCTCGCCAGCTGGCCCGACGATTCGTGGCCGAAACTGGTGAAACTCCGCACCGGTGGATCCTGCACCAGCGTGTCCTTTCCGCACGACATTTACTGGAGGCCAGCAGCCTTACTGTTGACGAAATTGCTGTCGCAACAGGTTTGGGTAGCGCGAGCAATCTGCGCCGTCACTTTAACCGCGCGGTCGGCGTAACACCCAGTAGCTATCGCGGCACGTTTCGCGGCGCCTGA
- a CDS encoding nuclear transport factor 2 family protein — protein sequence MTTMTKESLLALEHEGWDSLCEQRGGSFYGELMTDDGLMVLVNGYVLDRDAVVASLNDSPAWDSYEISEPRLVTLGEDAAVLVYRARAQRGSDAPFEAIMTSVYRHIDGEVRLALYQQTTATH from the coding sequence ATGACCACCATGACAAAGGAATCGTTGCTTGCGCTCGAGCACGAGGGCTGGGATTCTCTGTGCGAGCAGCGCGGGGGCTCGTTCTACGGCGAGCTCATGACCGACGACGGTCTGATGGTCTTGGTAAACGGGTACGTACTCGATCGCGACGCCGTGGTCGCCTCGCTGAACGACTCGCCCGCGTGGGATTCGTACGAGATTTCGGAACCACGACTCGTGACGCTCGGCGAGGATGCCGCCGTCTTGGTGTACCGAGCCCGCGCGCAGCGCGGCTCGGACGCACCGTTCGAAGCAATCATGACGAGCGTCTATCGGCACATCGATGGCGAAGTTCGGCTGGCGCTCTACCAGCAGACAACCGCCACCCACTGA
- a CDS encoding class I SAM-dependent methyltransferase translates to MSNDQTRTAYKKLSRAYIDHLGHIDSVAPADTAFIAAAFRGINEPILDAGCGPGHLTDFLAGIGHDSRGVDLVPEFIAHARQTYPHLDFTLGDLTQLDALNHSLGGVLAWYSLIHMPDDTLHSALAEFRRVLLPGGVLTIGAFHADVSTPFAHKVTPAIARSQEELRTLLVRFGFQPIRWEIRPATKEQRAHIAVMATSSKPHAAVI, encoded by the coding sequence ATGAGCAACGACCAAACACGAACCGCCTACAAGAAGCTGAGCCGCGCCTACATCGATCACCTCGGTCATATTGACTCAGTCGCCCCTGCCGACACCGCGTTCATCGCGGCGGCGTTCCGGGGAATTAATGAGCCAATCTTGGATGCCGGATGTGGGCCAGGACACCTCACGGACTTTCTCGCGGGTATCGGTCACGATTCGCGCGGAGTCGACCTCGTTCCGGAGTTCATCGCGCACGCCCGGCAAACCTATCCCCATCTCGACTTCACGCTCGGAGATCTGACCCAGCTTGATGCGTTGAATCACTCACTCGGTGGCGTATTGGCGTGGTACTCGCTCATCCATATGCCGGATGACACACTCCACTCGGCACTAGCGGAGTTCCGCCGGGTACTGTTGCCCGGCGGAGTACTCACCATCGGGGCGTTTCACGCCGATGTCAGCACACCATTTGCCCACAAAGTCACCCCTGCGATTGCCCGGTCACAGGAAGAACTCCGCACTCTGTTGGTCCGCTTCGGGTTCCAACCGATCCGATGGGAGATCCGACCAGCGACCAAGGAACAACGTGCGCATATCGCGGTCATGGCGACATCATCGAAGCCACACGCCGCGGTCATATGA
- a CDS encoding chromosome condensation regulator, which produces MTQLSTVPTPSSMAAAGRRHSLWCRGDGTVGAVGHDGAGECRVSSWRNIVAVAAGNVHTATNTGRSHSVGLRHDGSVVATGWNQHGQCEVSEWRRIRAIAAGWRFTLGVRDDGTVAATGRTAEGQCEVGNWRDISAVSCGDWHSVGLRHDGTLIGTGNNSFGQLNVSAWSGLVAVSAGYRYTLGLHSSGRVSATGDRSSGACNVADWRDIVGIAAGSAHSLGLTREGTVVAAGSNSHGQCDTGDWRDVVAIAAGSQHSFAIRRDGSMLAAGNNAHGQCNV; this is translated from the coding sequence ATGACCCAGCTGAGTACCGTCCCAACGCCTTCGAGTATGGCCGCTGCAGGACGACGTCACTCTCTCTGGTGCCGTGGTGACGGCACGGTGGGCGCTGTCGGGCACGACGGTGCGGGTGAGTGTCGGGTGTCGTCGTGGCGGAACATCGTCGCGGTCGCGGCTGGCAACGTCCACACTGCCACCAACACCGGAAGGTCGCACTCCGTAGGACTGCGACATGACGGATCCGTGGTCGCGACAGGATGGAATCAGCACGGCCAGTGTGAGGTGAGTGAGTGGCGACGCATCCGCGCTATCGCCGCGGGATGGCGATTCACCCTTGGCGTCCGTGACGATGGCACCGTCGCTGCAACCGGCCGAACCGCCGAGGGGCAATGCGAGGTCGGCAACTGGCGCGACATTTCCGCCGTTTCGTGCGGAGACTGGCACAGTGTAGGACTTCGCCACGACGGCACCCTAATCGGCACCGGCAACAACTCGTTTGGACAGCTGAACGTCAGTGCCTGGTCCGGCCTCGTCGCCGTCTCCGCAGGCTACCGATACACGCTCGGGCTGCATTCGAGCGGACGTGTGTCAGCAACGGGCGATCGTTCCAGCGGTGCCTGCAATGTCGCTGACTGGCGCGACATCGTGGGCATCGCGGCCGGTAGCGCACACAGTCTCGGATTAACTCGTGAGGGAACCGTGGTCGCGGCGGGGTCGAACTCGCACGGGCAGTGCGATACCGGCGACTGGCGTGATGTCGTCGCCATCGCTGCAGGCTCACAACACTCATTTGCTATTCGTCGGGACGGATCGATGCTGGCAGCCGGCAACAATGCGCACGGACAGTGCAATGTGTGA
- the rpsB gene encoding 30S ribosomal protein S2: protein MAVVSMRQLLDAGVHFGHQTRRWNPKMKRFIFTERSGIYILDLQQSLAYIDKAYDFVKETVAHGGTILFVGTKKQAQEAIAEQATRVNQPYVNQRWLGGLLTNFQTVQKRLNRLKELDLVDFEDTSTGYTKKELLIQRRERDKLEKTLGGIRNMTRTPSAVWVVDTNKEHLAIDEAKKLGIPVVAILDTNCDPDDVDYPIPGNDDAIRSVSLLTRIVADAAAEGLMTRHQKPAEGAANAEAEPLAEWELELLKQGEAKDAQESATETAQTETEAAKPETEADSAEASK, encoded by the coding sequence ATGGCAGTCGTTTCGATGCGTCAGCTACTCGACGCCGGTGTCCACTTCGGTCACCAGACCCGCCGTTGGAACCCGAAGATGAAGCGCTTCATTTTCACCGAGCGCTCGGGTATCTACATCCTCGACCTGCAGCAGTCGCTTGCCTACATCGACAAGGCATACGACTTCGTCAAGGAAACCGTCGCACACGGCGGCACCATCCTGTTCGTAGGTACCAAGAAGCAGGCTCAGGAAGCCATTGCCGAACAGGCAACGCGCGTCAACCAGCCGTATGTCAACCAGCGTTGGCTCGGTGGTCTGCTCACCAACTTCCAGACCGTACAGAAGCGTCTGAACCGTCTGAAGGAACTCGACCTCGTTGACTTCGAGGACACCTCAACCGGTTACACCAAGAAGGAACTGCTCATCCAGCGCCGTGAACGCGACAAGCTGGAGAAGACCCTTGGCGGTATCCGCAACATGACCCGCACCCCGTCGGCGGTATGGGTGGTTGACACCAACAAGGAGCACCTCGCTATTGACGAGGCGAAGAAGCTCGGCATTCCGGTGGTTGCCATCCTCGACACCAACTGCGACCCCGACGATGTTGACTACCCGATTCCGGGTAACGATGACGCGATCCGGTCGGTATCGCTGCTCACCCGCATTGTTGCCGATGCTGCAGCTGAGGGCCTCATGACCCGCCACCAGAAGCCGGCTGAGGGCGCAGCAAACGCCGAGGCTGAGCCGCTCGCGGAGTGGGAGCTCGAGCTCCTCAAGCAGGGCGAAGCAAAGGACGCTCAGGAGTCGGCAACCGAAACGGCGCAGACTGAGACCGAGGCCGCAAAGCCCGAGACCGAGGCCGACTCGGCCGAAGCAAGCAAGTAA
- a CDS encoding nuclear transport factor 2 family protein, with protein sequence MANSRPPIPPFTLETARQKVQAAEDAWNTRDPERVAQAYTVDTVWRNRGEHINGRDEVVAFLTAKWERELDYRLRKNLWAYSDEQIAVRFQYEWRDASGQWWRAYGNELWQFDHQGFMARREASINDRPILSDDLRVIPGQGELPAW encoded by the coding sequence GTGGCCAACTCACGACCCCCAATCCCACCGTTCACGCTCGAGACCGCTCGGCAGAAGGTGCAAGCTGCCGAGGACGCGTGGAACACACGGGATCCAGAACGCGTTGCGCAGGCCTACACCGTTGACACCGTGTGGCGCAACCGAGGCGAGCACATTAACGGACGAGACGAAGTCGTTGCCTTCCTGACAGCAAAGTGGGAACGCGAACTCGATTATCGGTTGCGGAAGAACTTGTGGGCCTATAGCGACGAGCAAATTGCGGTCCGCTTCCAATACGAGTGGCGCGACGCATCCGGTCAATGGTGGCGCGCGTACGGTAACGAGCTGTGGCAGTTCGACCACCAGGGCTTTATGGCACGTCGCGAAGCCAGCATTAACGATCGACCGATTCTCAGTGACGACCTACGAGTGATCCCAGGCCAGGGAGAACTGCCGGCCTGGTGA
- a CDS encoding TetR/AcrR family transcriptional regulator: MHETKRAPGRPRGKATTRPAILSAARECFLALGYERTTLRAIAREAGVDVSTVAHHFGAKHELFVAALAVKVGPAGLLRQALRDTTQPPHRAIAVVLTRAWSDEELRRPVERVLAAALTDERVRDACRSYIDREVLQPLTDSLRGADASARAAAIVSVAAGAFLTRFALGVRGGSDERFQSALETQIGTALYSPPTLR, translated from the coding sequence ATGCATGAGACCAAGCGTGCACCTGGGCGGCCGAGGGGGAAGGCAACTACGCGCCCGGCCATCCTGTCAGCCGCCCGCGAATGTTTCCTCGCGTTGGGTTACGAACGTACGACGCTTCGAGCTATCGCGCGAGAAGCGGGGGTCGATGTGTCGACGGTGGCCCACCATTTCGGCGCCAAACATGAGCTGTTCGTTGCAGCGCTCGCGGTTAAAGTGGGGCCCGCTGGCTTGTTGCGGCAAGCGCTACGTGACACTACTCAGCCACCGCATCGGGCAATCGCGGTCGTGCTGACCCGTGCGTGGAGTGACGAGGAACTTCGTCGTCCCGTCGAACGTGTGCTTGCGGCGGCGTTAACGGACGAACGCGTGCGGGACGCGTGCCGCAGCTACATCGACCGAGAGGTGTTGCAGCCGCTCACCGATTCGCTGCGGGGTGCCGACGCCAGTGCGCGTGCTGCCGCGATAGTCTCAGTGGCTGCAGGCGCATTCCTCACTCGCTTCGCGCTGGGAGTCCGCGGCGGCAGCGATGAACGATTTCAATCCGCCCTGGAAACTCAGATTGGCACCGCACTGTACTCACCGCCGACACTGCGTTGA
- the tsf gene encoding translation elongation factor Ts, whose protein sequence is MANFTIADIKALREQLGTGMTDTKKALEEADGDMEKAVEILRLKGAKGNAKRADRSAAEGLVVAKVNDNGTATILELNCETDFVAKGDKFIKLADDVLEAAAAAGATNAEEALAAPMGDATVAEAISELAAVIGEKFELRNARQVKGENFDVYMHYTSKDLPPQVGVVVGFTGTDTETAHGIAQHIAFANPSYLNREDVPQATIDNERKVVEEITRAEGKPEAALPKIVEGRLGAFFKQIVLNEQEYARDPKHTVKQIAEQAGLQIVDFARLKVGAGVEAADEE, encoded by the coding sequence ATGGCTAACTTCACCATTGCCGACATCAAGGCGCTGCGCGAGCAGCTCGGTACCGGTATGACCGACACCAAGAAGGCGCTCGAAGAGGCCGACGGCGACATGGAAAAAGCCGTTGAGATTCTGCGTCTCAAGGGTGCAAAGGGTAACGCCAAGCGAGCGGACCGTTCGGCCGCCGAGGGACTTGTCGTAGCGAAGGTTAACGACAACGGCACCGCGACCATCCTCGAGCTCAACTGCGAAACTGACTTCGTGGCCAAGGGTGACAAGTTCATCAAGCTCGCAGACGATGTTCTCGAAGCAGCTGCCGCAGCCGGTGCAACCAACGCCGAAGAAGCACTTGCTGCACCCATGGGTGACGCAACTGTAGCCGAGGCCATCAGCGAACTCGCTGCTGTTATCGGCGAGAAGTTCGAGCTGCGCAACGCCCGCCAGGTTAAGGGCGAGAACTTTGACGTATACATGCACTACACCTCGAAGGACCTCCCGCCGCAGGTCGGTGTTGTTGTTGGATTCACCGGTACCGACACCGAAACGGCTCACGGTATCGCCCAGCACATCGCATTCGCTAACCCCTCGTACCTCAACCGTGAGGACGTTCCGCAGGCAACGATCGACAACGAGCGCAAGGTCGTTGAAGAGATCACGCGTGCCGAAGGCAAGCCTGAGGCAGCACTGCCGAAGATCGTTGAGGGCCGTCTGGGCGCGTTCTTCAAGCAGATTGTTCTGAACGAGCAGGAATACGCACGCGACCCGAAGCACACCGTGAAGCAGATCGCCGAACAGGCCGGTCTGCAGATCGTAGACTTCGCGCGCCTCAAGGTAGGCGCTGGCGTCGAAGCTGCTGACGAAGAGTAG
- a CDS encoding M23 family metallopeptidase: protein MHPAPPPSVAAPPDPPDPPRLPRILACWLLIAAFVGVSATPAQAAPTHPDSPQPLAESAHALWQWPVHPRAEVTREFDLPHRYAAGHRGIDLAVQPGTQIQAVAAGTVWFVGRVVDRNVVSIQHANGLRSTYEPVDARVQVGDQVSAGTVIGTLSTTTIHSPNGGLHLGARIGDDYLDPLSLLQVLPPAVLLPLNS from the coding sequence ATGCATCCAGCACCACCACCCTCAGTTGCTGCCCCGCCCGATCCACCCGACCCGCCACGCCTGCCGCGCATCCTCGCATGCTGGCTACTGATCGCCGCCTTCGTTGGCGTGAGCGCCACACCGGCGCAGGCTGCCCCGACACACCCCGATTCGCCGCAGCCTTTGGCCGAGAGCGCTCATGCACTCTGGCAATGGCCAGTACACCCCCGAGCTGAGGTCACTCGCGAGTTCGACCTACCGCACCGGTATGCGGCCGGCCACCGAGGCATTGATCTCGCGGTGCAGCCGGGCACTCAGATTCAAGCCGTCGCCGCCGGCACCGTGTGGTTTGTCGGCCGAGTCGTCGACCGGAATGTGGTGTCAATTCAGCATGCGAACGGCCTGCGCTCCACCTATGAGCCAGTTGACGCTCGCGTTCAAGTCGGTGATCAGGTGTCGGCAGGCACCGTCATCGGCACACTCTCCACAACGACGATCCACTCCCCCAACGGCGGCCTGCATCTGGGAGCGCGCATTGGTGACGACTATCTCGATCCGCTCTCCCTGCTGCAGGTGCTGCCGCCAGCAGTCCTACTTCCTCTGAACAGCTAG
- the pyrH gene encoding UMP kinase, whose product MTTARPSRRRVLLKLSGEAFGGGKLGVDPIVLTNIAKEIAEAAKEVEVAVVVGGGNFFRGAQLANAGMDRGRADYMGMLGTVMNALALQDFLEQAGVNARVQSAIEMRQVAEPYIPLRAERHMEKGRVVVFGAGAGLPYFSTDTVAAQRALEIRADVLLVAKNGVDGVYTADPNRDESAELIHTLSYQDALHRGLRVVDSTAFSLCMDNGMDMRVFGMSPDGNIARAIRGDHIGTLVSNNPQN is encoded by the coding sequence ATGACAACCGCAAGACCGTCCCGACGCCGTGTTCTGCTCAAGCTCTCGGGGGAGGCATTCGGTGGCGGAAAGCTTGGCGTCGACCCGATCGTGCTCACGAACATTGCCAAAGAGATTGCCGAAGCGGCGAAGGAAGTTGAGGTCGCCGTCGTAGTCGGTGGCGGTAACTTCTTCCGCGGCGCGCAGCTTGCCAATGCAGGTATGGACCGCGGCCGGGCGGACTACATGGGCATGCTGGGCACGGTTATGAACGCTCTTGCGCTCCAGGACTTCCTCGAACAGGCCGGTGTCAACGCTCGCGTGCAATCCGCTATTGAGATGCGTCAGGTCGCCGAACCGTATATCCCGTTGCGTGCCGAGCGGCACATGGAAAAGGGTCGCGTGGTCGTCTTCGGTGCAGGCGCCGGCCTGCCATACTTCTCCACCGACACCGTCGCTGCACAGCGCGCATTGGAGATCCGCGCCGATGTGCTCTTGGTGGCCAAGAACGGTGTTGACGGTGTCTACACGGCCGACCCGAACCGAGACGAATCCGCTGAACTCATCCACACGCTTTCGTATCAGGATGCACTCCACCGCGGTTTGCGGGTCGTGGACTCGACCGCGTTTAGCTTGTGCATGGATAACGGGATGGATATGCGGGTGTTCGGTATGTCACCGGATGGCAATATCGCCCGCGCAATCCGCGGCGACCACATCGGCACCCTCGTCTCGAACAACCCGCAAAACTAG
- a CDS encoding tyrosine recombinase XerC encodes MTALRAAIDDYARALELERGRSPHTIKAAVGDLTRFADYVERGGEVTPDELTLEDFREWLWQESEQGHAPSTIARRASSARAFTAWLSASDRGDDVARRLKSPKAGRTLPRMVSRESMDTILNHLQERAETDDPIALRDHAIIELLYATGMRVSELCALTRASVDFTTRTVRVVGKGNSERVIPFGQPAALALRRWLEDGRPRIVDSTKSGSRTEALFLGARGGAINQRAVYELSKTLLEYAPGAGPAGPHTFRHTAATHLLDGGADLRGVQEFLGHADLGTTQIYTHVSAERLRETYRRAHPRA; translated from the coding sequence ATGACTGCTCTGCGCGCCGCCATCGATGACTATGCGCGAGCGCTCGAATTGGAACGCGGGCGCTCACCGCACACCATCAAGGCCGCCGTCGGTGACCTCACGCGATTCGCCGACTATGTAGAACGCGGCGGCGAAGTCACACCGGATGAACTCACCCTTGAAGACTTCCGCGAATGGCTCTGGCAGGAGTCCGAGCAGGGACACGCCCCCAGCACTATCGCCCGCCGCGCTTCGAGCGCACGAGCATTCACTGCCTGGCTGAGCGCATCCGACCGCGGTGACGATGTTGCCCGACGATTGAAATCACCAAAAGCGGGGCGAACCCTCCCGCGGATGGTGTCCCGTGAATCGATGGACACCATCCTCAACCACCTCCAGGAGCGCGCTGAAACCGATGACCCGATTGCGTTACGCGACCACGCGATCATCGAATTGCTCTACGCCACCGGAATGCGCGTATCCGAGCTGTGTGCGCTAACCCGCGCATCCGTCGACTTCACCACACGAACCGTGCGTGTTGTCGGCAAAGGAAACAGTGAACGAGTCATTCCGTTCGGACAGCCCGCCGCGCTCGCACTGCGTCGCTGGCTCGAAGACGGACGCCCCCGAATCGTGGACAGCACAAAAAGCGGCAGTCGAACTGAAGCGCTGTTCCTCGGCGCTCGCGGCGGTGCCATCAACCAACGCGCCGTCTACGAACTTTCGAAAACACTCTTGGAATATGCCCCGGGTGCGGGGCCCGCTGGACCGCACACCTTCCGTCACACGGCAGCAACGCACCTGCTTGACGGCGGTGCAGACCTGCGCGGTGTCCAGGAGTTTCTCGGTCACGCCGACCTCGGCACGACGCAGATCTACACGCACGTGTCGGCCGAGCGCTTGCGAGAAACGTACCGACGCGCACACCCGCGCGCCTAA
- a CDS encoding HXXEE domain-containing protein, with product MQQHTSAQVVPGFQVSVPALIASALMALTAIALLSQLSHGESLLVTFVPAIVIAWLVLAHLQDRAAALPRADAVSPVFVAALAWQLLHFAEEFATGFWHAFPTLYGGDPYSQSEFVAFNMGAYALFSVAFVVAITRGITPLYLPPLFFAVYGGIGNAIAHVTWTVLHGAYFPGLVTGIGHAVVGPILLRTLWPAGGWKGVVTVVLAVIVIQVPLLIMTAHVHSV from the coding sequence ATGCAGCAACACACCTCCGCGCAAGTAGTACCGGGGTTCCAGGTCTCGGTGCCTGCGCTTATCGCATCCGCCCTGATGGCGCTGACGGCCATTGCCCTGCTCTCCCAGCTCTCACACGGGGAATCGCTCCTGGTCACGTTTGTCCCGGCCATTGTCATTGCGTGGCTCGTGCTGGCGCACCTGCAAGATCGCGCGGCCGCGCTGCCTCGAGCCGACGCGGTGTCGCCAGTGTTTGTCGCCGCACTAGCGTGGCAGTTGCTGCATTTCGCCGAGGAGTTCGCGACCGGGTTTTGGCACGCGTTTCCAACGCTGTACGGCGGCGATCCGTATTCGCAGTCGGAGTTCGTTGCCTTCAATATGGGCGCTTACGCGCTGTTCTCGGTCGCCTTTGTCGTCGCCATCACCCGTGGGATTACCCCGCTGTACCTGCCGCCGCTGTTCTTTGCGGTGTACGGAGGGATCGGTAACGCAATTGCGCACGTCACGTGGACGGTCCTGCACGGTGCGTACTTTCCGGGTCTTGTCACGGGCATCGGTCACGCTGTCGTTGGTCCGATCTTGCTGCGAACGTTGTGGCCTGCGGGAGGATGGAAGGGTGTTGTGACAGTTGTGCTGGCCGTGATCGTCATTCAAGTACCGCTGCTCATCATGACGGCGCACGTTCATTCGGTGTAG
- a CDS encoding YciI family protein: MRYVLAFHAEEPGNTTENQPSAEEMAEMQQLMTDFADALEAAGVMVAAEMLTPSPTASTVTRRSGKTIIEDGPFAATKEALAGVFVIDVPDREAALAWAERFPGASYGTVEVRAAGVSYVDGSWRQQ; encoded by the coding sequence ATGCGATACGTACTTGCTTTCCATGCTGAGGAACCCGGCAACACCACCGAGAATCAGCCGTCGGCAGAGGAGATGGCCGAGATGCAGCAGTTGATGACCGATTTCGCCGACGCGCTCGAGGCGGCCGGAGTCATGGTTGCCGCCGAGATGCTCACCCCGTCGCCGACCGCCTCGACGGTAACGCGACGCAGCGGCAAGACGATCATCGAAGACGGTCCCTTCGCGGCGACGAAGGAGGCCCTGGCCGGTGTATTCGTGATCGATGTTCCCGACCGCGAGGCGGCACTCGCTTGGGCAGAGCGGTTCCCCGGCGCGAGCTACGGAACGGTCGAGGTGCGCGCTGCGGGCGTGTCCTACGTCGACGGTAGTTGGCGACAGCAATAG